Part of the Candidatus Cloacimonadota bacterium genome, AGATGGCAAAAAGAGATTATTACGAAGTATTGGGTGTTGACAAAAATGCTGGTAGTAGCGAAATAAAAAGTGCTTACCGCAGACTTGCAATGAAGTATCATCCTGACAAAAACAGGGATGACCCAAATGCAGCTGAAAAATTTAAAGAAGCATCAGAAGCCTATGAAATTCTAAGTGACTCTAAAAAAAGAAACCTTTATGACCAATTTGGCCATGCCGGTGTTGATTCTCAGTTTGGTGCCGGTGGATTCCAATGGTCAAATTTTACACATGCTGGTGATTTTTCTGACATTTTTGGTGACCTTGGAGGAATATTTGAAAACTTTTTTGGAGGTGCTTTTGGGGGATTTGGAGCGCGAACTCGCCGCTATTCTGCCAATCGTGGGGAAGATTTAAAAATCTCTCTCTCGCTTACATTAGAAGAAATCGCAACAGGTGTTTCTAAAAAAATTAAAGTAAACACAAAAAGTGAATGCGAATATTGTCATGGGACTGGCTCTGCTGATGGCAAAATCTCCACCTGTCCACTATGCAATGGTACAGGACAGGTAAGACAGGTAAGACAGTCATTCTTTGGTCAGATGTCCACCATTGCTACCTGTCCAAAATGTCAAGGTAAAGGAACGATAATAAAAAACAAATGCACACACTGTTATGGAGAAGGACGAATTTCTAAAGTAAAAACTGTAAAAATTGATATTCC contains:
- the dnaJ gene encoding molecular chaperone DnaJ, whose protein sequence is MAKRDYYEVLGVDKNAGSSEIKSAYRRLAMKYHPDKNRDDPNAAEKFKEASEAYEILSDSKKRNLYDQFGHAGVDSQFGAGGFQWSNFTHAGDFSDIFGDLGGIFENFFGGAFGGFGARTRRYSANRGEDLKISLSLTLEEIATGVSKKIKVNTKSECEYCHGTGSADGKISTCPLCNGTGQVRQVRQSFFGQMSTIATCPKCQGKGTIIKNKCTHCYGEGRISKVKTVKIDIPAGVAGGQYLNLRGQGNAGKQGGPSGDILVFIKEKRNDIFERDGQDLICTFPITVSKAVLGGSIDVPTLQKHIKMRIPSGIQPGKVFRLRSQGLPYLNSSRKGDLYVKIIVVIPTKLSSEEREYYKRLEIFDEKRNLKPGKTFFEKLKEYFV